The proteins below come from a single Tachypleus tridentatus isolate NWPU-2018 chromosome 13, ASM421037v1, whole genome shotgun sequence genomic window:
- the LOC143237153 gene encoding anoctamin-2-like isoform X3, whose amino-acid sequence MSLNGFLNFTLSDFSISNFSVDMNILSETDTSVEYCKYQDHREPPTANNKYEYKSIYWQFATTCLMFVF is encoded by the exons GTCACTGAATGgatttctgaactttactctgtcaGATTTCAGTATCAGTAACTTTTCTGTTGATATGAATATTCTTTCTGAAACTGACACCAgtgtggaatactgcaa GTACCAAGACCATAGAGAGCCTCCAACAGCAAACAACAAATATGAATATAAGTCAATATATTGGCAGTTTGCTACAACTTGCTTGatgttcgttttttaa